Proteins from one Podospora pseudoanserina strain CBS 124.78 chromosome 1, whole genome shotgun sequence genomic window:
- a CDS encoding hypothetical protein (COG:S; EggNog:ENOG503PEAS), whose product MFNVDVPDNTKSPENIASNVILASVLAPVFAIIFVVLRLYTARSILRASHKDDWLILIAVILSVLYSATLIASTPESFLSSAQQHAWEYHDWSER is encoded by the exons ATGTTCAACGTCGACGTACCGGACAACACTAAAAGTCCGGAGAACATCGCTTCCAACGTCATTCTCGCCTCTGTTTTGGCCCCGGTCTTTGCGATAATCTTTGTCGTCCTCCGATTGTATACCGCGCGCTCCATCTTGCGCGCGAGCCACAAGGATGATT GGCTCATTCTCATTGCCGTCATCTTGTCCGTCCTATACTCTGCCACCCTCATTGCTAGTACGCCAGAATCCTTTCTATCATCTGCTCAGCAGCACGCTTGGGAATACCACGACTGGAGCGAGCGCTGA
- a CDS encoding hypothetical protein (EggNog:ENOG503NZWP), with translation MTSSTFRYLDPASITAGVAPWAKVDVDHTSYSRKTVTKDVTNFSDCLDIHSKVGSFGADIDVAGFAVYRSPSATTPEDFEDDKTVRTKYYAEVEALLRERLQHSGQKIKRIEIFDHTIRRHDPGAARQPVQQVHVDQTPKAAEARVRRHVTPKEEADALLQKRYQLINVWRPIRHPATDFPLAVIDYRTTAPEDFVAVSLLYPKRDDGDDDDRGKEVRPSQETLDSLEGYEVKGETYGVLPNESHKLYYIKDMTPGEAMFIKCFDSWGDRLPGGKKGVAGLTPHTAFVDPQTPEGTPGRESIEVRCLVFYE, from the coding sequence ATGACCAGCAGTACCTTCCGCTACCTCGACCCAGCCAGCATCACCGCTGGTGTAGCGCCATGGGCCAAAGTCGACGTCGACCACACCTCTTACAGCCGTAAAACCGTCACCAAGGACGTCACCAACTTTTCCGACTGCCTGGACATCCACTCCAAAGTTGGCTCCTTTGGTGCCGACATCGACGTAGCCGGCTTCGCAGTCTAccgctccccctccgccaccaccccagaAGATTTCGAGGACGACAAGACCGTCCGCACCAAATACTACGCCGAGGTGGAAGCCCTCCTGAGAGAAAGACTCCAGCACAGCGGCCAAAAGATCAAGCGCATCGAGATCTTTGACCACACCATCCGCAGGCACGACCCCGGCGCCGCCCGCCAGCCGGTCCAGCAAGTCCACGTTGATCAGACACCCAAAGCTGCCGAGGCCAGAGTCAGGCGACATGTCACTCCCAAGGAAGAAGCAgatgccctcctccaaaagcGCTACCAGCTCATCAACGTCTGGAGACCCATCCGCCACCCTGCTACCGACTTTCCCCTCGCCGTGATCGACTACCGCACCACTGCCCCTGAAGATTTCGTGGCTGTCAGCTTACTTTACCCCAAGCGCGACGACggggatgacgacgacagaGGCAAGGAAGTCCGGCCGTCCCAGGAAACACTCGACTCGCTTGAGGGGTATGAAGTCAAGGGGGAGACATATGGTGTACTGCCCAATGAGTCGCACAAGTTGTATTACATCAAGGATATGACGCCCGGGGAGGCCATGTTCATCAAGTGCTTTGACTCCTGGGGGGATCGGTTGCCTGGTGGGAAGAAGGGTGTTGCCGGGCTGACGCCGCACACGGCTTTTGTTGACCCCCAGACGCCTGAGGGCACaccggggagggagagtaTCGAGGTGAGGTGCTTGGTGTTTTATGAGTAG
- a CDS encoding hypothetical protein (COG:O; EggNog:ENOG503P3BR; CAZy:CE3), protein MKPSTITALLLPCVLSLSLPRQSHKTVRWMPLGDSITDYGCWRAWIYLRLQNDPDLYDSVDLVGGERAGEICDDSEFDRDHEGHPGFPAIQMANEGRVSEWLAMNPADVVTMHLGTVDIVRGKPRTEELLRAYSTLVGQMRGRNPNMRIIVAQIIPLGLSAEKNEQVKELNKAIPAWAASQNTTSSPIWVVDLFTGFDAEVDLYDGIHASSSGIQKIADGFYPALLTAIRYVRGGAEFSVL, encoded by the exons ATGAAACCTTCGACAATCACCGCCCTGCTCCTTCCGTGTGTTCTGTCCCTTTCCCTGCCAAGGCAATCCCATAAAACAGTCAGATGGATGCCCTTAGGCGACTCGATAACCGACTATGGCTGCTGGCGAGCCTGGATctacctccgcctccaaaatGACCCCGACCTCTACGACTCCGTCGACCTCGTCGGTGGTGAGCGCGCAGGCGAGATCTGCGACGACTCCGAATTCGACCGCGATCACGAAGGACACCCCGGCTTCCCCGCCATCCAAATGGCCAATGAGGGTCGAGTGTCCGAGTGGTTGGCCATGAACCCTGCCGATGTGGTGACTATGCACTTGGGCACAGTGGATATCGTGCGAGGAAAGCCGAGGACGGAGGAGTTGCTACGGGCGTATAGCACGCTTGTGGGGCAGATGAGGGGCCGGAATCCAAATATGAGAATTATC GTGGCGCAGATTATCCCGCTTGGGCTGAGCGCGGAAAAGAACGAGCAGGTCAAAGAGCTGAACAAAGCGATTCCTGCTTGGGCGGCCAGCCAAAACACCACGTCGAGTCCGATCTGGGTCGTCGACTTGTTCACTGGTTTCGATGCCGAGGTGGATTTGTATGATGGTATACATGCCAGCTCGTCCGGGATTCAAAAGATCGCTGATGGGTTCTATCCGGCACTATTGACTGCGATTAGATATGTCCGAGGGGGGGCTGAATTCAGTGTCTTGTAA